A window of the Candidatus Paraluminiphilus aquimaris genome harbors these coding sequences:
- a CDS encoding accessory factor UbiK family protein, producing the protein MANNDRIPDPTEAAKNLFGSILKEGKTLADEVSGNAKAVAKSALGNLDVVSRDEFDAQRAVLLRTRARVEQLEAEIETLLTKLDELEKNK; encoded by the coding sequence ATGGCAAACAACGACCGAATTCCGGACCCTACAGAAGCGGCTAAAAACCTTTTTGGCTCGATTCTCAAAGAGGGCAAGACGCTCGCCGACGAGGTCTCAGGCAATGCCAAAGCAGTTGCCAAGTCAGCGCTTGGTAATCTCGATGTCGTCAGCCGAGACGAGTTTGACGCCCAAAGAGCTGTGCTGCTGCGAACCCGAGCTCGGGTTGAGCAGCTCGAAGCAGAAATCGAAACACTCCTGACGAAGCTAGACGAATTAGAAAAAAATAAGTAA
- the xerC gene encoding tyrosine recombinase XerC, whose product MTAVDLTQGVSEFLQYIGVVKGYSPHTLANYRRDLAKLVNFCSEQAINDAYALDQAVIRRWVAQLSREKLSANSIQRHLSATRSLYKFLARHHSDLRDPTAGVRAPRAPRTLPKSLEADQVGQLLNHQSENAFMARDHAMAELLYSAGLRLSELVGANINDLDAGEKIITVLGKGQKTRIVPVGAPALAAIAEWMKYRPMGDERLGFDSPLFVSKRGTRISPRSVQERIRQLAVKHGMSQRIHPHVLRHAFASHLLESSGDLRAVQELLGHANIATTQIYTHLDFQHLAKVYDRAHPRAQQSKKAKT is encoded by the coding sequence TTGACCGCCGTCGACTTGACGCAAGGGGTATCCGAGTTTCTCCAGTATATTGGTGTCGTAAAGGGGTACTCCCCGCATACACTTGCCAACTATCGTCGGGACCTCGCCAAGCTCGTCAACTTCTGCTCTGAACAGGCCATCAATGATGCCTATGCCCTTGATCAGGCAGTGATTCGCCGATGGGTAGCCCAGCTGAGTCGCGAAAAACTGTCGGCCAATTCGATTCAGCGGCACTTGTCTGCCACACGGTCACTTTATAAATTTCTTGCTCGGCACCACAGTGACCTTCGAGATCCGACCGCTGGTGTGCGGGCGCCCCGGGCACCTCGAACACTCCCCAAAAGCCTGGAAGCCGACCAGGTTGGTCAGCTACTCAACCACCAAAGTGAAAATGCCTTTATGGCGCGTGACCACGCTATGGCCGAGCTGCTTTATTCCGCGGGATTGCGACTCTCAGAACTTGTTGGGGCGAATATCAACGACCTTGATGCGGGTGAAAAAATCATCACGGTGCTGGGTAAGGGACAGAAAACACGCATCGTCCCGGTAGGCGCTCCTGCCTTAGCGGCGATCGCGGAGTGGATGAAATATCGTCCCATGGGAGATGAGCGGCTGGGTTTTGACTCACCCCTTTTTGTAAGCAAACGAGGCACCCGTATCAGCCCTCGAAGCGTGCAGGAGCGCATCCGACAGCTCGCCGTGAAGCATGGTATGTCTCAGCGGATTCATCCTCACGTCTTGCGCCATGCTTTTGCCAGTCACCTGCTTGAATCGAGCGGTGATTTGAGAGCGGTACAAGAGCTACTGGGGCACGCAAACATTGCCACAACTCAAATCTATACCCATCTCGATTTCCAGCATCTAGCCAAAGTGTATGACCGGGCGCACCCGCGCGCGCAGCAAAGCAAGAAAGCCAAAACCTAA
- the glnK gene encoding P-II family nitrogen regulator, with amino-acid sequence MKLVTAIIKPFKLDDVRSALSEIGVQGVTVTEVKGFGRQRGHTELYRGAEYVVDFLPKLKLEIATSADQLDQIVDTIIAAASTGKIGDGKIFVSELEQVVRIRTGETGEEAI; translated from the coding sequence ATGAAACTGGTTACCGCGATTATCAAACCATTTAAGTTAGATGATGTGCGCAGTGCGCTGTCGGAGATTGGCGTTCAGGGCGTCACGGTTACCGAGGTGAAGGGTTTTGGTCGTCAGCGCGGTCATACCGAGCTCTATCGTGGTGCCGAATATGTTGTTGATTTTCTACCCAAGCTAAAACTTGAGATTGCCACCTCAGCGGACCAGCTTGATCAAATTGTCGATACCATTATTGCGGCTGCGAGCACGGGCAAAATTGGCGATGGTAAGATTTTTGTCTCTGAGCTTGAGCAGGTTGTTCGTATTCGAACGGGTGAGACCGGTGAAGAGGCTATTTAA
- a CDS encoding ammonium transporter translates to MEVTAELSYALNTFYFLVCGALVMWMAAGFAMLEAGLVRSKNTTEILTKNIVLFAVACTMYMLVGYEIMYPSLSNFMLDGITAENLDNGYAPSADFFFQVVFVATAMSIVSGAVAERMKLLAFLIFAVVMTGVIYPMEGNWTWGGDPVFGMYTLGDLGFSDFAGSGIVHMAGAAAGVAGVLVIGARKGKYTADGKVNAIPGANMPLATLGTFILWMGWFGFNGGSVLATATVSDATAVANVFMNTNAAAAGGCIAALTVAKLMFGKFDLTMALNGCLAGLVAITAEPSTPTALQATLFGALGGALVVFSIVTLDKMKFDDPVGAVSVHGVVGLLGLLLVPITNSEASSFSGQLIGAATIFGWVFVASFVTFKVIGFITPVRVSEEEEYEGSDISECGLEAYPEFTTGR, encoded by the coding sequence ATGGAAGTTACAGCTGAATTGAGTTACGCGTTAAACACCTTTTATTTTTTGGTGTGTGGCGCCCTAGTTATGTGGATGGCAGCAGGTTTCGCCATGCTCGAAGCCGGCCTTGTTCGCAGTAAGAACACGACCGAGATATTGACAAAGAACATCGTGCTGTTTGCGGTGGCCTGTACGATGTACATGCTTGTCGGATACGAAATCATGTATCCGTCGCTTTCTAACTTTATGTTGGATGGCATCACTGCGGAGAACCTCGACAATGGGTACGCGCCCTCTGCCGATTTCTTCTTCCAGGTGGTATTTGTGGCGACGGCCATGTCGATCGTATCGGGCGCAGTGGCAGAACGCATGAAGTTACTGGCATTCCTGATTTTCGCGGTAGTCATGACGGGCGTTATCTACCCAATGGAAGGTAATTGGACGTGGGGTGGTGACCCTGTCTTCGGAATGTACACGCTTGGCGACTTAGGGTTCTCTGACTTTGCTGGATCGGGCATTGTCCACATGGCAGGCGCCGCTGCAGGTGTTGCCGGTGTTCTGGTCATCGGTGCACGTAAGGGTAAGTACACCGCGGACGGCAAAGTGAATGCGATCCCCGGCGCGAACATGCCGCTTGCGACCTTGGGCACGTTCATCCTGTGGATGGGCTGGTTCGGATTCAACGGTGGTTCGGTACTCGCTACCGCAACTGTTTCCGACGCAACAGCAGTGGCCAACGTATTTATGAATACGAACGCAGCCGCAGCGGGTGGTTGTATTGCCGCGCTAACGGTCGCCAAGCTGATGTTTGGAAAGTTCGACCTGACTATGGCGCTCAACGGTTGTCTTGCCGGCCTAGTAGCCATCACGGCTGAGCCCTCTACACCAACTGCTCTTCAGGCGACTCTCTTTGGTGCCTTAGGCGGTGCGTTGGTTGTGTTCTCAATCGTCACACTGGACAAGATGAAGTTTGACGATCCCGTAGGTGCTGTATCAGTCCACGGCGTAGTTGGACTCTTAGGCCTTCTACTCGTGCCTATCACGAACTCTGAAGCGTCGTCCTTCTCAGGTCAGTTGATTGGTGCGGCGACGATTTTTGGTTGGGTTTTCGTTGCTTCCTTCGTGACGTTCAAGGTCATTGGGTTCATTACACCAGTCCGCGTCTCCGAGGAAGAAGAGTACGAAGGTTCCGACATCTCTGAATGTGGTCTGGAAGCGTATCCAGAGTTTACTACCGGCCGATAG
- the lysA gene encoding diaminopimelate decarboxylase, translated as MSSDLNLPNGFARQAGSLFCEDTQVSDLAEQFGTPLYIYSQTAITDAFLTWKQAFGDARHLVCYAVKANSNIAILRLLASLGSGFDIVSGGELERVLTAGGDAAKVVFSGVGKSPAEIRRALEVGIRCFNVESSSELYLIEKIASERGDTARISIRINPDVDAKTHPYISTGLKENKFGVNAQQALELYRYAQGASHLQPVGVDCHIGSQLTEVAPFVESVQHLRDLVLQLRKSGINIEHIDIGGGLGIQYSDEAIPSPSELISAVRAELDPLDAELMIEPGRSIVGNAGALLTKVLVEKAGDTKYFAVVDAAMNDLLRPALYSAWQNIVEVSVTQGSEKNTYDIVGPVCETGDFLGKERSLSAREGDLLAVMGAGAYSFSMASNYNTRPRAAEILVHGSHTHIIRQRETLSSLWQDEQIPEALL; from the coding sequence ATGTCATCAGATTTGAACCTTCCCAACGGCTTCGCTCGCCAAGCCGGCTCACTGTTTTGTGAAGATACACAGGTATCTGATCTAGCGGAGCAATTCGGAACACCGCTCTATATTTACTCGCAGACCGCGATTACCGACGCGTTTCTGACCTGGAAACAAGCCTTTGGAGACGCTCGCCATCTCGTTTGCTACGCCGTCAAAGCAAACTCGAATATTGCGATTCTACGACTGCTCGCGTCACTGGGTTCGGGCTTTGATATTGTCTCTGGAGGGGAGTTAGAACGGGTACTTACCGCAGGCGGTGATGCCGCTAAAGTGGTGTTCTCCGGTGTTGGGAAATCGCCCGCTGAAATAAGACGCGCGCTCGAAGTGGGAATCCGCTGCTTTAATGTGGAATCTTCAAGCGAGCTTTACCTCATAGAAAAAATTGCGAGCGAACGCGGTGACACCGCCCGTATTTCTATTCGCATCAACCCCGATGTCGATGCGAAAACGCACCCTTACATCTCCACGGGGCTCAAAGAGAATAAGTTCGGCGTCAACGCGCAACAGGCTTTAGAACTCTACCGGTACGCACAAGGCGCCTCTCATCTTCAACCCGTGGGTGTCGACTGCCATATTGGCAGTCAGCTGACAGAGGTCGCACCGTTCGTAGAATCGGTTCAGCACCTTCGTGATCTGGTACTCCAATTGCGTAAATCCGGCATCAATATTGAGCACATCGACATCGGTGGAGGACTGGGTATTCAGTACTCAGATGAAGCGATTCCAAGCCCATCAGAGCTAATATCAGCCGTGCGCGCCGAACTTGACCCGCTTGATGCTGAACTCATGATAGAACCAGGCCGATCCATTGTGGGAAATGCTGGCGCACTCCTCACCAAGGTGTTGGTTGAAAAAGCGGGAGACACAAAATATTTTGCCGTCGTGGATGCGGCGATGAACGATTTACTCAGACCCGCGCTTTACTCCGCGTGGCAAAACATCGTCGAAGTATCGGTGACGCAAGGTAGCGAAAAAAACACCTACGATATCGTCGGGCCCGTTTGCGAAACAGGCGACTTTCTAGGAAAAGAGCGAAGTTTATCTGCCCGCGAGGGCGACCTACTTGCGGTCATGGGGGCTGGTGCCTACAGCTTCTCTATGGCGTCTAATTACAATACCAGACCTCGTGCTGCCGAAATTTTAGTACACGGATCTCACACTCATATCATTCGACAGCGAGAAACGCTGTCGTCGCTCTGGCAGGATGAGCAAATACCAGAGGCGCTGCTATGA
- a CDS encoding YifB family Mg chelatase-like AAA ATPase, with the protein MSLSRVATRSRLGLNAVSVQVEVHLSPGLPAIAMVGMPESVMREAKERVRSAVISSGFRWPDSRLTINIAPASTPKSGASFDLPIAIAVLIASGQLSSKLAESAEFYGELSLSGDVLPTSGLLAAAWSNRDSTTRLFAPRANAPQMASLAQHVMAVDNLNAFREPHRLDTVKHPQHITTPRPSSKHHLPAGQPELWRTATLCASGGHHLLISGEPGAGKTMTARLIGELLPEPTKQDQLESALIFDVAGQTFDGHRPLRAPHHTISSAGLVGGTRYATPGEISLAHTGVLFLDEFPEFSLATIENLRQPMESGEVRISRAEITQTYPARFQLIAAMNPCPCGYRDSRSKACRCSSAALARYDAKLSGPLLDRIDLFVNVSRSKLVDIMQQTSEHQEQLINLKAVVNAAHERQVLRQGCSNARIDAADLIDLCSLNQKTRQWLVLTGEKLKLSGRSLHRCLRVGRTIADIDGRAEVTEGDLSEALAYRKDSDLVS; encoded by the coding sequence ATGTCGCTTTCTCGCGTCGCGACGCGATCTCGCCTTGGTTTAAACGCCGTTTCGGTTCAGGTTGAAGTCCACCTAAGCCCCGGACTGCCCGCTATTGCGATGGTAGGTATGCCAGAGTCCGTCATGCGCGAGGCGAAAGAGCGCGTTCGAAGCGCTGTGATCTCATCGGGGTTTCGTTGGCCGGACAGTCGACTCACTATTAATATTGCGCCCGCCAGCACACCTAAATCGGGTGCGAGTTTTGACCTCCCTATTGCAATAGCCGTACTTATTGCCTCGGGGCAGCTATCGTCAAAACTTGCAGAGTCGGCCGAGTTTTACGGAGAGCTCAGTCTAAGTGGCGATGTGCTACCTACATCCGGTCTTCTCGCGGCGGCCTGGAGCAATCGCGACTCAACCACGCGATTATTCGCACCCAGGGCTAATGCGCCTCAAATGGCGTCGCTTGCGCAGCACGTTATGGCTGTCGACAACCTCAATGCGTTTAGAGAGCCGCATCGCCTCGACACCGTGAAGCATCCACAGCACATCACGACGCCTAGACCTTCTAGCAAACATCATTTACCCGCGGGCCAGCCTGAGCTTTGGCGGACGGCCACGCTCTGCGCATCGGGCGGCCACCATTTGCTGATATCCGGAGAACCCGGTGCCGGTAAAACCATGACAGCAAGATTGATCGGCGAATTACTTCCAGAACCAACGAAGCAAGATCAACTGGAATCCGCCTTGATTTTTGATGTCGCGGGTCAGACTTTTGATGGTCATCGACCACTGCGTGCACCGCATCACACGATCAGCTCAGCGGGACTGGTCGGCGGAACTCGGTATGCGACCCCGGGCGAAATAAGCCTCGCGCATACCGGGGTTTTATTCCTCGATGAGTTTCCCGAATTTTCACTCGCCACAATTGAAAATTTGCGACAACCAATGGAGTCGGGTGAAGTTCGGATTAGCAGAGCCGAGATAACACAAACCTACCCGGCGCGATTTCAACTCATTGCCGCCATGAATCCCTGCCCTTGTGGCTATCGAGACTCGCGATCTAAGGCATGTCGCTGCTCTAGCGCAGCGCTCGCACGCTACGACGCGAAGTTGTCGGGCCCCTTGCTCGATAGAATTGATCTTTTCGTTAACGTCTCGCGCTCAAAACTAGTCGATATCATGCAACAGACGAGCGAGCATCAAGAGCAGCTGATCAATTTGAAGGCTGTTGTTAACGCCGCCCATGAACGGCAAGTTTTGCGTCAGGGCTGTAGCAACGCGCGCATTGACGCAGCCGATCTCATCGATCTTTGCTCACTTAATCAAAAGACGCGGCAATGGCTGGTATTGACGGGGGAGAAATTAAAGCTCTCGGGGCGCAGTTTACATCGATGCCTGCGGGTCGGTAGGACCATTGCCGACATCGATGGTCGCGCAGAGGTGACCGAGGGTGATTTGAGCGAGGCCTTGGCCTATCGAAAGGACAGTGACCTCGTATCGTGA
- the katG gene encoding catalase/peroxidase HPI, whose translation MKAMKFALAGFAVFTALSASVQAENTFAKPPKFWWPERIDLTPLRQHSPESNPYGPDFNYAAEFATVDLNALKADIRATLTDSQDWWPADYGHYGPLFIRMAWHSAGTYRVADGRGGAGGGQQRFEPLNSWPDNGNLDKARRLLWPVKKAYGASVSWADLMILAGNVAMEDMGFKTFGFAGGRTDDWEPDLVYWGPEKVMLADERYTGDRKLDNPLAAVQMGLIYVNPEGPNGNPDPALAAHDIRETFGRMAMNDAETVALIAGGHTFGKGHGAHKPDECVGVEPAGEALEEQGFGWNNKCGKGHSEDTVTSGFEGAWTATPTRWSMLYLANLFSFDWEMTRSPAGAIQWIPVDGQAADTVPDAHRPDIKHAPIMFTTDLSLKADPAYREISQRFLANPAEFEDAFARAWFKLTHRDMGPRARYVGVDVPEEVLMWQDPIPPVDHDLVTKRDIKKLKKAIMASGLSTSSLVKAAWASAASYRDSDMRGGANGARVRLAPMNSWEVNDTDELASTLAALEAVQTQFNDNARGKRAISMADMIVLAGAAAIESAAAERGHDLTIGFTPGRMDASQAQTDVNSFAALEPVADGFRNYYDEDRNYMSPVGAMIDKANLLDLTPPEMTALVGGLRVLGANTAGSSHGVLTDREGQLSNDFFVNLLDMSVEWTASTEFPGVYIARDRKTGDRRWSATPIDLMFGSSSELRSISEVYGSDDGEAKFVSDFAAAWTKVMQADRFDLNVQRAGGVIANR comes from the coding sequence ATGAAAGCTATGAAGTTTGCCTTAGCAGGGTTCGCAGTATTCACAGCGCTGTCTGCCTCCGTGCAGGCAGAAAATACCTTTGCAAAACCGCCTAAATTTTGGTGGCCGGAGCGTATTGATTTGACGCCATTGCGTCAGCACTCACCCGAGTCAAATCCCTACGGTCCTGACTTTAACTACGCAGCAGAGTTTGCAACCGTCGATTTGAATGCGTTAAAGGCCGACATTCGAGCAACGCTGACGGATTCTCAGGACTGGTGGCCAGCGGATTACGGTCACTACGGACCTTTATTTATTCGAATGGCCTGGCACAGCGCGGGTACTTATCGCGTTGCCGATGGTCGCGGCGGAGCGGGAGGTGGGCAGCAGCGTTTTGAGCCGCTTAATAGTTGGCCCGATAACGGAAACCTCGACAAAGCGCGGCGTCTCTTGTGGCCCGTAAAAAAGGCGTATGGGGCCAGTGTTAGCTGGGCCGATCTTATGATTCTTGCTGGCAACGTTGCCATGGAGGATATGGGCTTTAAGACCTTTGGATTTGCTGGCGGTCGCACGGACGATTGGGAGCCCGACCTTGTTTATTGGGGACCCGAGAAAGTGATGCTGGCTGATGAGCGTTACACGGGCGATCGCAAATTGGATAACCCACTTGCTGCCGTACAGATGGGACTGATCTACGTGAATCCTGAGGGACCAAATGGAAATCCTGATCCGGCCCTTGCCGCACATGATATTCGCGAAACCTTTGGTCGAATGGCCATGAACGACGCCGAGACAGTCGCGCTTATTGCGGGTGGTCACACCTTTGGTAAAGGTCACGGCGCACACAAACCCGACGAGTGTGTGGGCGTCGAGCCCGCGGGTGAAGCACTCGAAGAGCAAGGCTTTGGCTGGAACAATAAGTGTGGCAAAGGCCATTCTGAGGACACGGTAACCTCAGGGTTTGAAGGCGCATGGACAGCGACGCCAACGCGTTGGAGTATGCTTTACCTCGCAAACTTGTTTTCCTTTGACTGGGAAATGACGCGTAGCCCCGCAGGTGCGATTCAATGGATTCCCGTAGATGGGCAAGCTGCTGACACGGTGCCAGATGCTCACCGTCCGGACATCAAGCATGCACCGATCATGTTTACGACGGATTTATCGCTAAAGGCTGACCCGGCGTATCGCGAAATCTCTCAACGCTTCCTGGCAAATCCAGCTGAGTTTGAGGACGCCTTCGCAAGAGCGTGGTTCAAGCTCACGCACCGTGACATGGGTCCGCGCGCGCGTTATGTAGGAGTCGATGTGCCCGAGGAAGTGTTGATGTGGCAGGACCCGATTCCCCCCGTCGATCACGATCTTGTGACCAAGCGCGATATTAAGAAGCTGAAGAAGGCCATCATGGCCTCTGGCCTGAGCACGTCATCACTCGTAAAGGCGGCTTGGGCTTCTGCTGCGTCATACCGTGACAGTGACATGCGTGGGGGTGCTAACGGTGCACGCGTTCGACTTGCACCCATGAACTCGTGGGAAGTGAATGACACGGATGAGCTGGCATCGACCCTCGCAGCACTGGAGGCCGTGCAGACACAGTTCAATGACAACGCACGAGGAAAGAGAGCCATAAGCATGGCAGACATGATCGTACTGGCTGGCGCTGCGGCAATAGAAAGTGCGGCGGCAGAGCGTGGTCATGACCTTACCATCGGCTTTACGCCAGGTCGTATGGATGCGTCTCAAGCGCAAACCGATGTCAATTCTTTCGCTGCGCTTGAGCCTGTGGCTGACGGGTTCCGGAATTACTACGATGAGGACCGCAATTACATGTCACCGGTTGGCGCGATGATCGACAAAGCCAACCTTCTCGACTTGACCCCACCGGAGATGACCGCGTTGGTTGGCGGCCTTCGTGTATTGGGCGCCAATACTGCGGGGTCCTCTCACGGCGTTTTGACTGATCGGGAGGGTCAGTTGAGTAATGATTTCTTTGTGAATCTGCTTGATATGAGCGTTGAATGGACGGCTTCGACAGAGTTTCCGGGGGTTTATATTGCAAGGGATCGAAAGACAGGCGACCGTCGCTGGTCCGCAACGCCCATTGACCTTATGTTCGGCTCCAGTTCTGAGCTTCGATCAATTTCGGAGGTATATGGATCTGACGACGGTGAGGCGAAGTTCGTCAGTGACTTTGCCGCGGCGTGGACCAAAGTTATGCAGGCAGATCGTTTTGATCTTAACGTTCAGCGCGCAGGTGGCGTTATCGCTAACCGCTGA
- the dapF gene encoding diaminopimelate epimerase, which translates to MKLHFTKMHGAGNDFVVIDAVRAAIKINEDQIRKIADRQTGVGCDQVLLIEPPKRPDADFEYRIFNADGSPAGQCGNGARCVGRFIHEQRLSAKSIITLQVGSDLRRLEFDETGSVKAELGAPIFAPAQIPFAADEDATEHALTLANVTVMAGVVSVGNPHAVLLVDDIAATPVEKIGPMIQSLDVFPEGVNVGFMQVESNTQVKLRVFERGAGETLACGSGACAAVIHGIRLGQLANKVTVSVPGGKLEVSWDNGVSSVWLSGPAETVFEGKLNL; encoded by the coding sequence ATGAAACTTCACTTCACCAAAATGCACGGCGCAGGAAATGACTTTGTCGTTATCGATGCTGTGCGCGCAGCCATCAAGATAAATGAAGACCAGATTCGTAAAATTGCCGATCGGCAAACGGGTGTAGGTTGTGATCAGGTACTGCTAATCGAGCCACCCAAGCGCCCTGACGCTGATTTTGAGTACCGAATTTTCAACGCTGACGGCTCTCCTGCAGGGCAGTGTGGTAACGGCGCGAGGTGCGTTGGGCGATTTATTCATGAGCAGCGTCTGTCCGCAAAGTCGATAATTACGCTGCAAGTCGGCTCGGACCTGAGACGACTCGAGTTCGACGAGACGGGGAGCGTGAAAGCTGAGCTAGGTGCGCCTATTTTCGCGCCCGCTCAAATACCCTTTGCTGCTGATGAGGACGCGACTGAGCACGCACTCACGCTTGCCAATGTCACTGTAATGGCAGGCGTTGTGTCCGTAGGAAATCCTCACGCAGTGCTCCTGGTGGATGACATCGCAGCAACACCCGTTGAGAAAATAGGCCCCATGATTCAAAGCCTCGATGTGTTTCCCGAAGGTGTAAATGTTGGCTTTATGCAAGTTGAAAGCAACACCCAGGTAAAACTTCGTGTATTTGAGCGCGGTGCAGGTGAGACCTTGGCCTGCGGCTCAGGTGCCTGCGCAGCCGTGATTCACGGAATTCGGCTCGGGCAGCTTGCGAACAAGGTGACAGTATCGGTACCGGGGGGTAAGCTCGAAGTATCTTGGGACAACGGTGTGTCGTCAGTTTGGCTCTCAGGCCCAGCGGAAACCGTTTTTGAGGGGAAACTCAATCTCTAG
- a CDS encoding P-II family nitrogen regulator: MKMVTAVIKPFKLDDVREALSTIGVQGITVSEVKGFGRQKGHTELYRGAEYVVDFLPKTKVEVAVSEELLDQTIEAISSAAQTGNIGDGKIFVTSLEQSIRIRTGETGVDAL; encoded by the coding sequence ATGAAAATGGTCACCGCAGTAATCAAACCCTTCAAGTTAGATGATGTGCGAGAAGCACTCTCTACGATTGGGGTACAAGGAATCACCGTGAGTGAGGTAAAGGGTTTCGGTAGACAAAAAGGTCACACCGAGCTTTATCGAGGCGCTGAATATGTGGTCGATTTTTTACCGAAAACGAAGGTAGAGGTCGCTGTATCAGAGGAGTTGCTCGATCAGACGATTGAAGCAATTTCCAGTGCAGCTCAAACCGGAAACATCGGTGACGGCAAAATTTTTGTCACGTCGCTTGAACAGTCCATTCGTATCCGCACCGGTGAGACCGGTGTCGACGCGCTTTAA
- a CDS encoding DUF484 family protein: protein MMESDSTKNTPNADDVIRFLAENPNFFDQHPEALSELSISHVSDGAVSLVERQVAVLRERNAELRRRFDHLLARAEQNEVLLSATQEVIASMAARGEHEQFSTLFTSLMKKHFDIEYAVYHELEDDLPSDATKTANHLLGSKTATSGPVRSNELTALFGSDAGDGSAAIAKITPQSGGQAFIAVGSSDATRYSAADGTLFLEYLAKVMASLPMARSLMRNKAD, encoded by the coding sequence ATGATGGAATCTGACTCAACTAAAAACACCCCCAATGCGGACGACGTTATTCGCTTTCTTGCAGAGAATCCGAATTTCTTCGACCAGCACCCTGAAGCCCTCAGTGAGTTAAGTATCAGCCACGTAAGCGACGGCGCGGTGTCGCTGGTTGAGCGTCAGGTAGCGGTATTGCGCGAGAGAAATGCTGAATTGCGTCGACGCTTCGATCACCTCCTCGCAAGAGCCGAGCAAAACGAGGTACTGCTCAGCGCCACGCAAGAAGTTATTGCCTCGATGGCTGCGCGCGGCGAGCATGAGCAGTTCAGCACGCTATTCACTAGCCTCATGAAAAAGCATTTTGATATCGAATACGCGGTTTATCACGAGCTTGAGGACGACCTACCCTCGGATGCGACCAAAACGGCTAATCACCTTCTCGGTAGTAAAACAGCCACTAGCGGTCCCGTCAGATCCAATGAATTAACTGCACTTTTCGGCAGCGATGCAGGTGATGGATCTGCCGCCATTGCAAAAATAACGCCGCAGTCAGGTGGGCAGGCGTTTATTGCAGTGGGCTCATCGGATGCCACACGCTATAGCGCGGCCGACGGCACACTGTTTCTCGAATACCTTGCAAAGGTCATGGCCAGCTTGCCAATGGCCCGCTCACTCATGAGAAACAAAGCGGATTAA
- a CDS encoding HAD family hydrolase, which produces MTVSILSFDLDDTVWDPRPALIAADTAQWKFLAIQFPALAEHFTKDRVMGCRKHVIDSSPLIVGDVTALRIEVMRQLLLSLGVGTDVALEVANDAFAAFMARRNDVILFPDAQEVLSQLATQFTLIAITNGNADVHKTSLGPFFRSAFRADEVGSAKPEAKIFEVAMRSVDCLPSEIIHIGDSIETDVNGALNAGITPVWFNPEGKENGLGVNEVRSLTELPAVIARLNV; this is translated from the coding sequence GTGACCGTATCCATTCTTTCATTCGATCTTGATGACACTGTGTGGGATCCGCGGCCCGCTTTAATCGCTGCAGACACTGCGCAGTGGAAATTTCTTGCAATCCAATTTCCCGCGCTGGCCGAGCATTTTACGAAAGATAGAGTGATGGGCTGCCGAAAGCACGTCATTGATAGCTCACCCCTGATCGTAGGCGACGTGACCGCGCTTCGAATCGAAGTAATGCGACAGCTTCTCTTATCGCTCGGGGTCGGCACTGACGTGGCACTTGAGGTGGCCAACGATGCCTTTGCCGCCTTCATGGCACGGAGAAACGACGTGATTTTGTTTCCTGATGCGCAGGAGGTCTTATCTCAGCTCGCCACTCAATTTACGCTCATAGCGATAACAAACGGTAATGCAGACGTGCACAAAACGTCTTTGGGGCCCTTCTTTCGCTCGGCCTTTCGGGCAGATGAGGTAGGAAGCGCCAAACCGGAGGCAAAAATCTTTGAGGTGGCAATGCGGTCTGTGGACTGCCTACCTTCCGAGATCATTCACATTGGTGACAGCATTGAAACGGACGTCAACGGTGCACTTAACGCGGGCATCACACCCGTATGGTTCAATCCTGAGGGCAAGGAAAATGGGTTAGGGGTAAACGAGGTGCGTTCACTGACAGAGCTTCCTGCCGTGATCGCCAGACTTAATGTTTAA